A genomic window from Deinococcus detaillensis includes:
- a CDS encoding MarR family winged helix-turn-helix transcriptional regulator, with protein sequence MSSTPKLLSRIQADWQRVRPGLDAAPMLTYLLVSRLQAALAKQVERTHRHSGLNAATWDLLMTLRRSAPDEGLTPAELAQLTALTGASITNRIDNLRARGLAERRTNPLDRRSAFVRLTPAGRALADELLPIHLANETAIFEVLDDQDRADLQRLAFKLLEPLERGEEG encoded by the coding sequence ATGTCTTCTACGCCCAAACTGCTCAGCCGCATTCAAGCCGATTGGCAGCGGGTACGCCCCGGCCTAGACGCCGCCCCGATGCTGACGTATTTGCTGGTGAGCCGCCTTCAGGCCGCGCTCGCCAAGCAAGTCGAACGCACCCACCGGCATTCGGGCCTCAACGCCGCCACCTGGGACCTGCTGATGACCCTGCGCCGCAGCGCCCCCGACGAGGGTCTGACGCCCGCCGAACTGGCCCAGCTCACCGCCCTGACCGGGGCCAGCATCACCAACCGGATTGACAACCTCAGGGCGCGGGGCTTGGCCGAGCGCCGCACCAATCCTTTAGACCGCCGCAGCGCGTTCGTGCGCCTGACTCCGGCGGGGCGGGCGCTGGCCGATGAACTGCTTCCCATTCACCTCGCCAACGAAACGGCCATCTTCGAGGTGCTGGACGACCAAGACCGCGCCGACTTGCAGCGGCTGGCCTTCAAGCTGCTGGAGCCGCTGGAGCGCGGAGAAGAAGGGTAA
- the mqnP gene encoding menaquinone biosynthesis prenyltransferase MqnP codes for MSAPSSARPTLKTYLSLVKFEHTVFALPFAYAGMLLAAQELRGNGWPGLSTLIWVTLAMAGARTAAMGANRVIDRAIDAGNPRTAGREVPSGKVSPAQAWGLVIISLVVMTFSAAQLNPLCLALLPLAAAFLIGYPYIKRFSWLCHVWLGVTDGAAAAGGWIAVTGHFGAGAWILWAIVIFWMVGLDVIYATMDYDFDRANNVKSIPARFGIPAALKIAAVSHALTFALLIALGVVLGTSFWYFLAAGAMGAILLYEHRLVNPNDLTKANVAFFDANMWLALTMLAGVVIDVAWRTLR; via the coding sequence GTGAGCGCCCCCAGTTCTGCCCGCCCCACACTCAAAACGTACTTGTCGCTGGTCAAGTTCGAGCACACCGTCTTCGCGCTGCCGTTCGCCTACGCCGGAATGCTGCTGGCGGCTCAGGAACTGCGCGGAAACGGCTGGCCGGGCCTCAGCACCCTGATCTGGGTCACGCTAGCGATGGCCGGAGCCAGAACCGCCGCGATGGGCGCAAACCGGGTGATCGACCGGGCCATCGACGCTGGGAACCCGCGCACAGCGGGCCGCGAGGTGCCCAGCGGCAAAGTGTCTCCGGCACAGGCGTGGGGGCTGGTGATCATCAGCTTGGTGGTGATGACGTTCTCGGCGGCCCAGCTCAATCCGCTGTGCTTGGCGCTGCTCCCACTCGCCGCCGCCTTTCTGATCGGCTATCCGTACATCAAGAGGTTTTCGTGGCTGTGCCATGTCTGGCTGGGCGTCACCGACGGCGCGGCGGCGGCGGGCGGCTGGATCGCCGTGACCGGCCACTTTGGCGCGGGCGCGTGGATCTTGTGGGCCATCGTCATCTTCTGGATGGTGGGCCTGGACGTGATCTACGCGACGATGGATTACGACTTTGACCGCGCCAACAATGTCAAGAGCATCCCCGCCCGCTTCGGAATTCCAGCGGCCCTCAAGATCGCCGCAGTCAGCCACGCGCTGACGTTCGCGTTGCTGATCGCTCTGGGCGTGGTGCTGGGCACCAGCTTTTGGTACTTTCTGGCGGCGGGCGCAATGGGCGCGATTTTGCTGTATGAACACCGCTTGGTCAATCCCAACGACCTGACCAAAGCCAACGTCGCCTTTTTTGACGCCAACATGTGGCTGGCCCTGACCATGCTGGCGGGTGTGGTGATTGACGTGGCGTGGCGGACACTGCGCTGA
- a CDS encoding c-type cytochrome encodes MSRLPRAAFWLPVLTLSALAVGLSTAHSQSTNAPPAGDPLAIKAGPPNAQRGETLTKSCQGCHGPMGHSTESDKPSLGGQIPSYTTLQLAAFRAKLRPSQIMQAIAANLSDQDIVDLAAYYAQQTPRGAWDANAALKAKGEQIYDNGIVGRNVTACVVCHGANGRGSNYLHVASITHQSPKYTLEVLNEFKSVPDYKLAYPNAMHIVTAQMTDDELSAVTAYLSSMGAGK; translated from the coding sequence ATGAGCCGATTGCCCCGCGCTGCTTTTTGGCTTCCTGTTCTCACGCTCTCTGCCCTCGCTGTGGGCCTGAGTACCGCCCACAGCCAAAGCACCAATGCCCCACCGGCGGGCGATCCGCTGGCCATCAAGGCTGGCCCGCCCAATGCCCAACGCGGCGAGACGCTGACCAAAAGCTGTCAGGGCTGTCACGGCCCGATGGGTCACAGTACAGAGTCGGACAAACCCTCGCTGGGTGGGCAGATTCCCAGCTATACGACGCTGCAACTGGCCGCCTTCCGGGCCAAGCTGCGCCCCAGCCAGATCATGCAGGCCATCGCCGCCAACCTGAGTGATCAGGACATCGTGGATTTGGCAGCTTACTACGCCCAGCAAACGCCGCGTGGAGCCTGGGACGCCAACGCCGCGCTGAAGGCCAAGGGCGAGCAGATTTACGACAACGGCATCGTCGGGCGCAATGTCACGGCCTGCGTGGTCTGTCACGGCGCGAATGGGCGAGGCTCTAATTACCTGCACGTCGCCAGCATCACCCACCAGTCTCCCAAATACACCCTGGAAGTGCTGAATGAATTCAAGAGCGTGCCAGATTACAAGCTGGCCTACCCCAACGCCATGCACATCGTCACCGCCCAGATGACCGACGACGAACTGAGCGCCGTGACGGCTTACCTCAGCAGCATGGGCGCAGGCAAGTAA
- a CDS encoding SufE family protein gives MNEPTPALPEKLQEIVTLFRSAPKPLRLQALLEYSKKLPALPEKYAQHPEFMQPVPECASPFFLVTENDGEGVQMYFKVPAEAPTVRGYAGILSEGLAGATREQILNIPDQFYMDMGLSELITPMRLRGMGAILMRLKNEVRSDKGQPQEEAVPAN, from the coding sequence ATGAATGAGCCGACCCCCGCCTTGCCCGAAAAGTTGCAGGAGATCGTGACCCTGTTTCGCAGCGCTCCCAAGCCGCTCAGGCTCCAAGCTTTGCTGGAATACAGCAAAAAGCTGCCCGCCCTGCCGGAGAAGTACGCCCAGCATCCCGAATTTATGCAGCCGGTACCGGAATGCGCCTCACCCTTTTTTCTGGTCACCGAAAATGACGGTGAAGGCGTGCAGATGTATTTCAAGGTGCCTGCCGAGGCTCCCACCGTGCGCGGCTACGCGGGCATTTTGTCGGAAGGACTGGCCGGAGCGACCCGCGAGCAGATTTTGAATATTCCCGATCAATTTTATATGGACATGGGCCTGAGCGAACTGATTACCCCGATGCGCCTGCGCGGTATGGGCGCAATTTTGATGCGCCTCAAAAACGAAGTACGCAGTGACAAGGGCCAGCCACAGGAAGAAGCCGTACCCGCCAACTGA
- a CDS encoding sulfurtransferase produces MEYVKDVLVSTDWVAEHHKDAGVRLIEVNEDILLFETGHIEGAVKVDWQGDFWEPVMREFISAEQLSALLGRLGLKDGDTLILYGDKSNWWASYAYWFLSYNGVKNLKLMNGGRQKWVAENRELVTTPTEVAPSPYPALKRDESLRAYREEVRAHIEKVQAGQGALVDVRSPDEFSGKVTHMPAYPQEGVLRGGHIPGARSIPWAKATNEDGTFKSADELSALYGGEGVTPDKDVIAYCRIAERSSHSWFVLRELLGYPKVRNYDGSWTEWGNAVGMPIEKTYQDA; encoded by the coding sequence ATGGAATATGTAAAAGATGTACTGGTCAGCACCGATTGGGTGGCCGAACACCACAAAGACGCGGGCGTGCGATTGATCGAAGTCAACGAAGACATCTTGCTGTTTGAAACCGGCCACATCGAGGGAGCGGTCAAGGTGGATTGGCAAGGCGACTTCTGGGAACCGGTGATGCGCGAGTTTATCTCTGCCGAGCAGCTTTCCGCGCTTCTGGGCCGTCTGGGTCTCAAAGACGGCGACACCCTGATTCTCTACGGCGACAAAAGCAACTGGTGGGCTTCGTATGCCTACTGGTTTCTGAGCTACAACGGCGTCAAGAACCTCAAGCTGATGAACGGGGGCCGTCAGAAATGGGTGGCCGAGAACCGTGAACTCGTCACCACGCCCACCGAAGTCGCGCCCAGCCCTTATCCGGCACTCAAGCGCGACGAGTCTTTGCGGGCTTACCGCGAAGAAGTCAGAGCGCACATTGAGAAAGTGCAGGCGGGACAAGGCGCACTCGTGGATGTCCGCAGCCCCGACGAGTTTTCCGGCAAAGTCACCCACATGCCCGCGTATCCGCAAGAAGGCGTGCTGCGCGGCGGTCACATCCCCGGTGCCCGCAGCATTCCCTGGGCCAAGGCCACCAACGAAGACGGCACCTTCAAGAGCGCCGACGAGCTGAGCGCCCTCTACGGCGGCGAAGGCGTCACGCCTGACAAAGACGTGATCGCCTACTGCCGCATCGCTGAGCGCAGCAGCCACTCGTGGTTCGTGCTGCGCGAGTTGCTCGGCTACCCCAAGGTTCGCAACTACGACGGCTCGTGGACCGAGTGGGGCAACGCGGTGGGTATGCCGATTGAGAAGACCTACCAAGACGCCTGA
- a CDS encoding NAD(P)/FAD-dependent oxidoreductase → MTDFLVLGAGVAGLAAARDLAAAGMRVQVLDKSRGVSGRAATKRFKDSHGEGLRLDHGARFMTARHARTHALVSEGLEAGWLSEWTRSVPEWKEGRLIAAPDGHPRYVGAAGMSDIGKALAEGLDVKTGVQITQIERRDGQWQLHSADGQMFGAKTLLLNAPAPQLAALLGEQDQTGTLSAVTFQPCWAVGVALAADLEVNWPALRVSNHPALEWVAREHTKRLSLSGPNPPSLMLHARADWSVQHLEDSPQQVTALLLEAAREIVGDFEVLGSFAHRWRYATPDQRFAEACGWLPDQRLGWCGDWCRSDEHGPRMEAALLSGWALAERV, encoded by the coding sequence ATGACGGACTTCTTGGTATTGGGCGCAGGCGTCGCCGGACTGGCAGCGGCGCGTGATCTGGCCGCTGCTGGAATGCGCGTACAGGTGCTCGACAAATCGCGGGGCGTGTCGGGCCGAGCCGCCACCAAACGCTTTAAAGATTCACACGGTGAGGGGCTGCGCTTGGATCACGGCGCACGCTTTATGACCGCTCGGCACGCCCGCACACATGCGCTGGTCAGCGAGGGGCTGGAAGCGGGCTGGCTCAGCGAGTGGACACGCAGCGTTCCCGAATGGAAGGAGGGCCGCCTGATCGCCGCTCCAGACGGCCACCCACGCTATGTGGGCGCGGCGGGCATGAGCGACATCGGCAAAGCGCTGGCCGAGGGACTGGACGTCAAAACGGGCGTCCAGATCACCCAAATTGAGCGGCGTGACGGACAGTGGCAACTCCACAGCGCCGACGGGCAAATGTTTGGAGCGAAGACCTTGCTACTCAACGCGCCCGCCCCGCAACTCGCCGCCCTGCTGGGAGAACAAGATCAGACTGGGACGCTGAGCGCCGTCACTTTTCAGCCGTGCTGGGCAGTAGGCGTGGCGCTAGCAGCCGACCTTGAAGTTAATTGGCCTGCTCTGCGCGTCAGCAACCATCCGGCGCTGGAATGGGTGGCCCGCGAACACACCAAACGGCTCAGTTTGTCCGGGCCCAACCCGCCCTCGCTGATGCTGCACGCCCGCGCCGATTGGAGTGTTCAGCACCTCGAAGACTCGCCGCAGCAAGTCACGGCCCTGCTGCTCGAAGCGGCCCGGGAGATCGTCGGCGACTTTGAAGTGCTGGGCAGCTTTGCCCACCGCTGGCGCTACGCCACACCAGATCAGCGCTTCGCGGAAGCGTGCGGCTGGCTGCCGGATCAGCGGCTTGGCTGGTGCGGCGATTGGTGCCGCAGCGACGAACACGGCCCGCGCATGGAGGCGGCGCTGCTCAGCGGCTGGGCACTGGCCGAGCGGGTTTGA
- a CDS encoding MmcQ/YjbR family DNA-binding protein — MKSVTALREACAALPQSQETFPFGLDTLVLKVGGKMYALCGLDAESPTLSLKVRPERGDELRAAHSAITAGYHLNKRHWITLPLGGLPDDLSGELLRASYALVVKGLTKAQRAELGL, encoded by the coding sequence ATGAAGTCTGTCACCGCTCTCCGTGAAGCCTGCGCCGCGCTGCCGCAGTCACAGGAAACCTTCCCGTTTGGCCTAGATACTCTGGTGCTGAAAGTGGGCGGCAAGATGTATGCCCTGTGCGGCCTGGACGCCGAATCGCCGACCCTCTCGCTGAAAGTGCGGCCTGAGCGCGGCGACGAGTTGCGGGCGGCGCACTCGGCCATCACGGCGGGGTACCACCTCAACAAGCGCCACTGGATCACGCTGCCCCTCGGTGGCCTGCCGGATGACCTCAGTGGCGAGCTGCTGCGGGCCAGTTACGCCTTGGTGGTGAAGGGACTGACCAAAGCGCAACGGGCCGAGTTGGGGCTTTAA
- a CDS encoding erythromycin esterase family protein, whose amino-acid sequence MTNRIPLQIGWDMTEPDAALSAFLASLPARPQLLGLGEPTHGVEAFPVWRNRVFESLVKTQGFCSIAIESDVFAGMRASAYVTSGQGTLDQVMEGGFSHGFGQIKANRDLLAWMRGINAERPEARGVRFYGFDPPIENLWAASPRHALLGLHAFLARHFAHLPVDRGTLEQRCGDDARWTNPAAAMNPSQSVGATQDARQLRVLTDDLLAFLDTQLPGLAAQDGICPDQVWQAQLSARTALGLLRYHAVLASSSPQRISQLLGLRDAMMAENLTAIAEQERPRGPTLVFAHSSHLQRGASQIRMDSMNADWWPAGAHLAAHWGQQYAFIGMASGTNLGLPAPYPEPVTPHLYAAPALTPLLSAGQQRKAEKNAASSPLSLERLPQSDGVLFLPVPAQE is encoded by the coding sequence ATGACAAACCGTATACCTCTTCAGATCGGCTGGGACATGACCGAGCCGGACGCGGCCCTCAGCGCTTTTCTGGCCAGCTTGCCCGCCCGCCCACAGCTTCTGGGCTTGGGAGAGCCGACCCACGGTGTCGAGGCCTTCCCCGTTTGGCGCAACCGCGTCTTCGAGTCGTTGGTAAAAACGCAGGGATTTTGCTCGATTGCCATCGAGAGCGACGTGTTTGCCGGAATGCGGGCCAGCGCCTACGTCACTTCAGGTCAAGGCACGCTGGATCAAGTGATGGAGGGCGGCTTCAGCCACGGCTTCGGCCAGATCAAAGCCAATCGCGACCTGCTGGCCTGGATGCGGGGCATCAATGCTGAGCGCCCTGAAGCACGGGGCGTGAGGTTTTACGGCTTTGATCCTCCTATCGAGAACCTGTGGGCGGCCAGCCCGCGCCACGCCCTGCTCGGTCTCCACGCGTTTCTGGCGCGGCACTTCGCCCACCTGCCGGTTGACCGGGGTACCCTCGAACAACGCTGCGGAGACGACGCCCGCTGGACCAACCCTGCCGCCGCCATGAACCCCAGCCAGTCGGTCGGGGCCACACAGGACGCCCGGCAACTGCGGGTGCTGACCGATGATTTGCTGGCCTTTTTAGATACCCAGCTTCCCGGCCTCGCGGCGCAGGACGGCATCTGTCCAGACCAAGTTTGGCAAGCGCAGTTGAGCGCCCGAACGGCTCTGGGTCTGCTGCGTTATCACGCCGTCCTTGCCAGTTCGTCACCGCAGCGCATTTCACAGCTCTTGGGACTGCGGGACGCGATGATGGCCGAAAACCTGACCGCCATCGCCGAGCAGGAACGGCCACGCGGCCCCACGCTGGTCTTTGCCCACAGCTCGCATCTTCAGCGCGGAGCCAGCCAGATCAGAATGGACAGCATGAACGCCGACTGGTGGCCCGCCGGAGCGCATCTGGCCGCCCACTGGGGCCAGCAGTACGCCTTTATCGGCATGGCCAGCGGGACGAACCTGGGTCTGCCCGCACCTTACCCAGAGCCAGTGACCCCACACTTGTACGCCGCCCCAGCGCTGACGCCCCTCCTGTCAGCAGGCCAGCAGAGGAAAGCAGAAAAGAACGCCGCCAGTTCTCCCTTGTCCCTTGAACGCCTCCCACAGAGCGACGGAGTGCTTTTCTTGCCGGTTCCTGCTCAGGAATGA
- the argJ gene encoding bifunctional glutamate N-acetyltransferase/amino-acid acetyltransferase ArgJ, with product MTTSLPQGFQTAALATGIKPSGKLDLTAVVSRTPCVWAFAGTRSAAAAACVTRARQLYDAGLPLRAILVNSGVANAATGEGGATDNTEMSELLAGALDITPESVLSASTGIIGHRLPMDKVRSGVPKLASEVQGDVDIHAQAIMTTDTRPKIAERTLSGGQRIVGVAKGSGMIHPDMATMFSFVYSDAAIDQAALRAAFPAIVARTFNAVTVDGDTSTNDMAAVLCNAEAGAADTAEFLATLEEVMRDLAREIARDGEGATTLLTVKVTGAGTEADALLAARTCAGSALLKSAVHGRDPNWGRVIAALGRSGARLNLDNLRVGVQGVPVFHAQPLQYDAVAVSKAMNAEEVVFEIDLAVGQSKGEAWGCDLSADYVRINADYTT from the coding sequence ATGACGACCTCCCTCCCCCAAGGCTTTCAGACCGCCGCCCTCGCTACCGGAATCAAGCCCAGCGGCAAGCTCGACCTCACCGCCGTGGTGTCGCGCACGCCGTGCGTCTGGGCCTTTGCCGGAACGCGCAGCGCTGCCGCCGCCGCCTGCGTGACCCGCGCCCGGCAGCTCTACGACGCGGGCCTGCCGCTGCGGGCCATTTTGGTCAACTCGGGGGTCGCCAACGCCGCCACAGGTGAGGGCGGAGCCACAGACAACACCGAGATGAGCGAGCTGCTGGCCGGAGCACTCGATATCACCCCAGAAAGCGTGCTGAGCGCTTCCACCGGCATCATCGGTCACCGCTTGCCGATGGACAAAGTGCGCAGCGGCGTCCCAAAGTTGGCCAGCGAAGTACAAGGAGACGTGGACATTCACGCGCAGGCGATCATGACCACCGACACCCGCCCCAAGATCGCGGAGCGCACCCTGTCGGGCGGGCAGCGTATCGTGGGCGTAGCCAAGGGTAGCGGCATGATTCACCCTGATATGGCCACCATGTTCTCGTTCGTCTACAGCGACGCGGCGATTGATCAGGCAGCGCTGCGGGCGGCCTTTCCGGCGATTGTGGCCCGCACCTTCAATGCCGTAACGGTGGACGGCGACACCTCCACCAACGACATGGCGGCGGTGCTGTGCAACGCGGAAGCGGGCGCTGCCGATACCGCCGAGTTTCTGGCGACTTTGGAAGAAGTTATGCGCGACCTGGCCCGCGAAATCGCCCGCGACGGCGAGGGCGCGACCACCCTGCTGACTGTCAAAGTGACTGGCGCGGGCACCGAGGCCGACGCGCTGTTGGCGGCCCGCACCTGTGCCGGAAGTGCGCTGCTCAAAAGTGCGGTGCATGGCCGCGATCCCAACTGGGGCCGGGTGATTGCCGCGCTGGGCCGCAGCGGAGCCAGACTCAACCTCGATAACCTGCGAGTGGGCGTGCAGGGCGTGCCAGTCTTTCACGCCCAGCCGCTTCAGTACGACGCCGTGGCCGTTTCTAAGGCCATGAACGCCGAGGAAGTCGTTTTTGAAATCGACCTCGCCGTGGGCCAGAGTAAGGGCGAAGCGTGGGGCTGCGACCTCAGCGCCGACTACGTGCGGATCAACGCCGATTACACGACTTGA
- the rraA gene encoding ribonuclease E activity regulator RraA: MSSYATADLCDAFPAVQVSAPVWRDYGGLIRFSGRVMTLKVEEDNSLVRAELQTPGEGRVLVVDAGGSLNCALVGGQLAHLGVQNGWAGVVLHGCVRDTAELGGQKLGVKALGTHPRRSEKRGGGLRGGALEFAGLHIEPGDWLYADEDGLLVSASELHLTGSRE, encoded by the coding sequence ATGTCTTCTTACGCGACGGCCGACCTCTGCGACGCCTTTCCCGCTGTGCAAGTTTCTGCTCCTGTATGGCGCGATTACGGCGGCCTTATCCGTTTTAGCGGCAGGGTTATGACCCTTAAAGTGGAGGAAGACAACAGCTTGGTGCGGGCTGAACTGCAAACGCCGGGCGAGGGCCGGGTGCTGGTCGTCGACGCGGGCGGCTCGCTGAACTGCGCTTTGGTGGGCGGCCAACTGGCCCACCTGGGCGTGCAAAACGGCTGGGCGGGCGTGGTCCTGCACGGCTGCGTGCGCGACACCGCTGAGCTCGGCGGGCAAAAGCTGGGCGTCAAGGCGCTGGGCACCCATCCCCGCCGCAGCGAGAAGCGGGGCGGGGGGCTACGCGGTGGAGCGCTGGAATTTGCCGGACTCCACATTGAGCCTGGCGACTGGCTCTACGCCGATGAGGACGGCCTGTTGGTGTCGGCCAGCGAGCTGCACCTGACCGGGAGCAGAGAGTAG
- a CDS encoding tyrosine-type recombinase/integrase, with translation MMTTDELWQQFFYHLKVKRRSKATMKYYECTQRVFGRYLAAQELENSTLSVLHLRGFLLSLEEKGLAPGGIHGHGRAIRALFNWASEEELIPHNPAKRLGLPSLPKERHPTVTNERVKQLLSSCKASEQPSRDVALVLTLFDTGIRLQELTELKLEDLLFERGLLRVMGKGSKERFVPIGARTMQAVTNYLRKERKPNHAGVRHTFLSRTGQQLTKSGVGIRLAKLGKSQSMEREDTAPHAFRRGFAVEFLRNGGDVFTLQQIMGHTNLEMTRRYVNFLDDDLKTAHLRFSPVDRL, from the coding sequence ATGATGACCACCGATGAACTCTGGCAGCAGTTTTTCTACCATCTCAAGGTCAAGCGGAGAAGCAAGGCCACGATGAAGTACTACGAGTGTACCCAGCGGGTCTTCGGGCGCTACCTCGCTGCACAGGAACTTGAGAATTCAACCCTCTCTGTCCTCCACCTCCGTGGATTCCTGCTCTCCCTTGAAGAAAAAGGGTTGGCTCCAGGTGGGATTCACGGACATGGCAGAGCCATACGGGCATTATTCAATTGGGCCTCAGAGGAAGAATTGATTCCTCACAACCCAGCAAAACGGCTTGGCTTACCGTCTCTCCCTAAAGAGCGCCATCCTACGGTCACGAATGAAAGAGTAAAGCAGCTCCTTTCCTCGTGTAAGGCATCAGAACAGCCCAGCAGAGACGTTGCCCTAGTACTTACCCTTTTCGATACTGGCATACGTCTACAGGAACTCACAGAGCTGAAGCTTGAGGATTTGCTCTTCGAGAGAGGTTTACTGCGGGTGATGGGCAAAGGGAGCAAGGAAAGGTTTGTCCCAATTGGAGCCAGAACGATGCAGGCTGTTACCAATTATCTCCGCAAGGAAAGGAAGCCTAACCACGCTGGGGTAAGGCATACCTTCCTCAGCCGAACGGGGCAACAACTCACAAAAAGTGGTGTCGGTATCCGACTTGCAAAACTAGGAAAGTCTCAGAGCATGGAGCGAGAAGACACGGCTCCTCATGCCTTTCGTAGAGGGTTTGCCGTTGAGTTTCTCAGGAACGGTGGTGATGTGTTTACCTTGCAGCAAATTATGGGACACACCAATCTGGAGATGACACGGCGCTACGTGAATTTTTTAGACGATGACCTAAAAACGGCTCACCTTCGATTCTCTCCAGTTGACAGACTGTAA